The DNA window ACGCCGTGCAGTTTTAGGTAGCTCCCGTTAATGTGGAATAGCCCATCGCGCACGCTAATTTCACGGAAACCCACCCGCTGCGGCACCACCGACAAAAGCTTGCCATCGCCGTCGCGCAGGCTGAGCAGCAGTTGATACAGATAGGGATCTTCCGCATTCCACTGCCTGGGTTGGCTGACCGGGATCTCAAACCGGCAGGTGGCACCCGCCCCAATGCTCAGTTCGTTCGCCCACTGCTCACCGACGCAGGCTTCACCGTCAAAGAGCTGCGCCTGCAGACGATAACCGCCAGCCACGCCTTGCCCCAGATGCTGCAACTCGACGTCTATCGCCAGCAGCGCATCGCAATACTGCTCGTCAAAGGTGGTAACCACAGTAAGATCATGAATATGCGTGCGTTGCTGACCGATCAGATAAACATCGCGGAAAATACCGGCCATCCACCACATGTCCTGATCTTCGATATAGGTAGAATCAGCCCATTGCAGCACGCGAACGGACAGCAGGTTGTCCCCCGCTTGCAGATAGTCGCTGAGATCAAACTCGGCTGACAGACGGCTGCCTTTACTAAAACCGACGTAGTGACCATTGAGGTAAACCTCAAAATAGGTTTCCACGCCGTCAAATTTGATGATGACCTGCTGATCCTGCCACTCGTTATCGAGAGTAAAAAGACGCTGATAGGCCCCGGCAGGATTATTGGTCGGCACATAAGGCACGTCGATCGGGAATGGGTAACCTTCGTCGGTATACTGCAGTTGACCATGCCCTTCCATCTGCCACATGCCCGGCACGGTGATTTCGCCCCATTCCGCCATCGGCTGGCGGTAAAACGCCTCCGGCACCAGGCCCGGGTGTTCGAAGTAGCGAAACTGCCAACACCCGCTCAGCAACTGGAAGCCCAAACTTGCGTTGCGATCAAAACTCAATGCCTGCCTGGCATCCGCATAGCTGAAGAAACTCGCCCGCGCCGGCAAGCGATTCTCCGACTGCTTTTCTATGTTTTCCCAATTGTTCACGTCACGTCTCCCGACAGCTTTCAATGGGAGAACGATAGTAAATATTTAGTAAAATTCACAGAACATATTTACCCAATGCCGACGGGATCACAAAAAATATTAAATATCTTTTTTAATCATGACGTTAATTTTTACTCTGGCGGGCCTCCCTGTGCAGTCGCCATCGGCGTGCCGCACAGGGAAGATTAATCAGGCTAGCGTGGTGTCGCGCAACTGAAGCGAGCTGGGAACAAAGATCGATAAAGGAATGGTTCGCTCATCGCGAATGCGCTCCATCAACAGGTTGACGGCCTGAGCGCCCAGGGTTTCTGATGGAATGCGAACCGTTGATAAGGCAGGGAAAATAAACCGGGCGGTGGGAATATCGTTCACACTGATCAACGCAATCTGCCCGGGGACCTGGATACCCTTTTCATGTAGTGCACGCAGGACGCCGATGGCAATAGAGTCGGTCGCCACCAACAGCGCCGGCGGATAATCGCTGGTGTCCTCCAGCATTCGTTTGGCGCACTGGTAACCCGCCTGACTGCTGAAATCACCGATGTAAATATCCTGGGACTGCACCACGTTTTTCAACCGGCCATACTCGACAAATGCCTGCTCGCGCTGATCGGCAAAGGCCGGATCGTCACGCCCGCCGATAAACCCAATACGTGAATAACCGCGCCCGATGAAATAGTCGATCACCTTCTGACTGATCTTGTACAAATCAACGTTGACGCAGTCGAACTGCGGGTCTTCAACCACACCGTCAAGGAACACCACCGGCACTTTCTGTTGGCCAAGTTGCTCGTGCAACACCGGCTGAGGGCGACCGATAACCAGCAGGCCATCAGCCGCAGGCAGCGCTTTATCACCGTTGAAGTCGTAACAGGCCACCAGCGAAATACCCAACTTTTCACATTGAGTTTCAATGCCATAGCGCATCGCCAGATAGTAAGGATCGTTAATCTCGATGCCCTGCTTATAGGTGAACAACGCGGCAAACGTCAGCCGATGCCCGCTGTGACGTTTTGAAGGCTGAACCTTGTATTCGAGACGCTCTGCGGCTTCCAGAATTTTTTGTCGGGTTTGCGCTTTCACGCTCAGAGTGGGGTCGTCATTCAGCACTCGCGAAACGGTAGCAACAGACACGTTCGCAGCTTCTGCGATTTCCTTCAGTGTGGCCATAGAGTCTCAATGGATAGACAAAACGCTAGCTTACCGGGACGGCTCAGCAAGGTATACGCCCTGATGCCCCATCCCCCCTTTTTATCCGCCAGAAGCATCCTTATCGCGCCCCGCGCGGCGCTTGCAGACGGTTCGCAATGCTTAATAGCGAAGATACCGATTTCACCCTTTGTGATCAAGTTAACGATTTACTGATGTTACGGTATTTTTACTAAATATTTTACTAATATAACTGCCGCTTTACCGTCCTGTTTAAGACGGTTTTTTACCTCCTCCCAGGGAAAAGGGGCCGACCTACATGCGGTTAATGGAATGAATTGGCAGGTGTCACGCCGTGCCGAACGTCCACTAACCAAAAACAGATGCGTGTCCAAATGAAAATAATAGCCAATAATAGATTTTTACCCGTTTTACTCCTGATTTTACCCCTGGAACTGCCGGCGCAAGAGTCCGTGGTGCCGGCAGAACATAACGAGCTGCCGCCCCCCAAACTGACAACCACCGCCGCTAACGCCCTGCGCTTTTACGGTGAGCTGGGCATCGGTGGCAGCGTCTATCTCAACGGTGAACACCAACACAAATACAGTGACGGTACCTATATCGAAGGCGGGCTGGAGATCAAACACGGCCATTGGTTCGGCCTGATCTACGGCGAAGGCTGGACGGTGCAGGCGGATCATCAGGGCAATGCCTGGGTGCCAGACCACAGTTGGGGTGGATTTGAAGGCGGCATCAACCGTTTTTACGGCGGCTATCGCACCGACGATGGCACCGAAATGATGCTTAGCGTACGCAACGACTCCTCGCTGGACGATTTACAATGGTGGGCCGACTTTACCCCGGAATATGGCTATGTGATCCCCAACACCCGGGATCTCTCCTACGCGGCCAAACTGCAGAATCTGACCGGAAAATTCCGTTACAGCGTCACCGCCGCACCGGAAAGCCGCATCGACGAAAGTAAGGCGTTACTGCACTTCGGTAAATATGACCGCTACTCGGACAAATATACCTACCGTGCCATGGTCAACGGCTATACCCAATACGATCTGCAGGAAGAACTGACGTTATTAAACGGCCTGGAAATTACCGACGGCATGGGGCAACTGTACCTCCTGGGGCTAAAAGGTAAAAACCTGGCCGGCCGCGTCTGGCACCACACCGGCAAGGGCGATGGCAGCCACCCGGGCACCGAGTCGGGCCTGATGTTAAGCGCCATGGTTGAAGCCACCAAAGGGCTGTATTTCTCGACCGCCTACAGCTACGCCCGCCACCGGCTGGACAATGCGCCGGACACCGCCACGTCTTACGCGCAGGCCGGTATCTGGTACGAGTATGGCGGCGGCAAATTCGCCACCGCGCTGGACAGTAAATTCTATATGACCAACGACAGCACCGACGCCAGCAACTCGGTGTTTCTGATGCAGTATTTCTATTGGTAACCGACAGGGCAATCCTAATGAATATGATTAATAAACTGCCGCCTTTGGCCATAGCTATCACGCTGGCAATATCAGGCTGCTCTTCTCACCCGGCGAATGAGAACGCCTTGCGGGCAGCGGCCTATAAAAACGTCATCAATCGCAGCGGCGCGCCACACTACATGCTCGATTACGATTTTGATGAACACCAACGTTTTAACCCGTTCTTTGATCTGGGGGCCTGGCATGGCCACTTGCTGCCGGACGGCCCGGAAGGTATCGGCGGTTTCCCCGGCCCGGCGCTGCTTACCGAAGAATACATCAACTTTATGGCCGATAACTTCGATCGGCTGAGCCTGTATAAAAATGGGGAGAAGGTAAACTTCAGCATGACGGCCTACAGCATCCCGGGGGCGCTTGTCCAACAACTCAGCGCGCCGGGGATCCAGGTCAATCTGACGCTGCGTTTCGCTACCGCACGCACCTCGCTGCTGGAAACCCAAATCATCACCGATACGCCGCTGGAGCTGGTGTGGGACGGCGCACTGCTGGAAAAATACTACGCCAAACAGCAAAAGCCACTGTCACCTGAGACCATCGAGCAGGCATTTCCGGGCTACACGCGGCACATTCTGCCGACGGCGGACGGCCTGCGGGTCACCTTTGGCAAAGTGCGAGCCTCTTCGCAACTGATGACCTCCGGCCAGTCTGAATATCAGATTCATAAATCACTGCCGCAGCAAACGACGGTGAACGGCCATCAGTTTATCGCCAAAGCCAATATCAAAGGCTCCACCACCCTCTACACCACCTACTCTCACCTGCTCACCGCCGCTGAGGTACAGCAGGAACAGGGCAAGATTGCCGCTATCCTCGCCAACCCGCAGCAGTACATGAACGCTTCGGCACAACGTTGGGAAAACTACCTTGGCAAAGGACTCACCAACCCACATGCCACTCAAGCGCAGGAACGCGTAGCGGTGAAAGCGATAGAAACCTTGAATGGCAACTGGCGCGGCGCGGCCGGGGCGATGAAGTTTGATTCGGTGACGCCTTCGGTGACCGGGCGCTGGTTCTCCGGCAACCAGACCTGGCCCTGGGATACCTGGAAACAGGCCTACGCCATGGCGCATTTTAATCCTGACGTCGCCAAGGATAATATCCGTGCGGTGTTCGCCTTCCAAATCCAGCCGGATGACCCACTGCGCCCATGGGATGCCGGCTTTATCCCGGATCTGATCGCCTATAACCCCAGCCCGGAACGCGGCGGCGACGGCAGCAACTGGAATGAGCGCAATACCAAACCCAGCCTGGCGGCCTGGGCGGTAATGGAGGTGTATAACACCACCGGCGATAAACAGTGGCTGGCCGAGATGTATCCGAAGCTGGTCGCCTACCACAACTGGTGGCTGCATAACCGTGACCATAACGGCAACGGCGTGCCGGAATATGGCGCGACGCGGGATAAGGCGCACAATACGCCAGATGGTCGGATGCTGTTCACCGTTAAGCGCGGGCAGCAGGAGAAAACGCTCGCCGGACTGAACAACTATGACCGGGTTGTTCGCTCCGGGCACTATGACAACATCGAAATCCCGGCCCAGGTTGCCGCCTCCTGGGAGTCTGGACGTGATGATGCCGCTGCCTTTGGTTTTATCGACCCGGATCAGCTGGCCCGCTACCTGGCACAAGGTGGAAAGCGGCAGGACTGGCAGGTGAAATTTGCGGAAAACCGTGCGGCAGACGGCACTCTGCTCGGGTATTCCTTACTGCAGGAGTCGGTGGATCAAGCCAGCTACATGTACAGCGACAACAAATACCTGGCCAAAATGGCCGATATTCTGGGCCACAGCGCCGATGCCGCCGCCTTCCGCAGCAAGGCCGACAAGCTGGCGGATTACATCAATAGCTGCATGTTCGATTCGTCCAGTGGCTTCTTCTACGACATTCGCATTGAAGATAAACCCCTGCCCAATGGCTGTGCCGGCAAACCCATTGTCGAACGCGGCAAAGGGCCGGAAGGCTGGTCCCCCCTTATTTAATGGCGCAGCCAGCCAGCAACATGCCGATGCGGTGGTGAAGGTAATGAAGGACTCGCGTGAGTTCAATACCTACGTCCCACTCGGTACGGCGGCACTCACCAACCCGGCGTTTGGCGCAGATATTTACTGGCGTGGACGAGTCTGGGTAGATCAACTGTATTTCGGGCTAAAGGGTATGGAAAGCTATGGCTACCGTGCCGACGCCGTCGCCATGGCGCAGGCCTTCTTCAACCACGCCGATGGACTGATCACCGACGGGCCAATCCGCGAAAACTATAATCCGCTGACCGGCATGCAACAGGGCGCACCGAATTTCTCCTGGAGCGCAGCTCACCTTTACATGCTGTATAACGACTTTTTCACCCGATAATCTCGCCGTTACCCTGCCAGAACGCTCAACTGGCAGGGGTTTCGCTCGGGCTAGGATTTAATCGGGACCACCAGTACGTCAACGTTCAACTGGTTGATCGCATGCTGAGTAGAGGAAAACAGCTTGTTCCACAGATCGTGGTGGTGGCCGAAGATCACCAGATCGATGCTTTTATCCACCACCGCATTTTGCAATTGCTCGGTGAAATCACCGCGCCCAATAATCACCTCGTAGATCGGGTAATTCACGTTTTGGGTCAACGGCTCCAGCTCTTTTTTGATCTTGTCTTCAAAAGATCCACCGTCGTAACTCTTCTCAGAGAAACCAATCGCGGCATGATAGGTATCGTAGTAAATATCCACGTAAATAAGGGAAAGTTTAGCCTGCAACGCAGCGGCCAAGCGCGCGCCTTTTTCCACCAGCCGTTTGCCGTCATCACTCAGGTCGGTGGCGATAACAATATGTTGATAACACATAGCGCCTCCTGTCATTGATTCAGTAGAGACCCCAGCTTCTGCGCTAACATCAGAGTTATAGCATTATGATTAATTTTAGTTCAGAAATGCGACGTTCGGGCGGGGATATCAGGCTGAAATAGCCCCGTTGCCGGGGCCTGATAAGAAGGTATTGAGTGAAAACGTTATTCCTTATTCTGGCCGATAAGGGGGTATAGACCCCGCTCAGACTTTCGAGGAAGGCGACAATATCATCGACGTCCTGCTGAGGCAGTTCGCTACCCACCTGATAACGCAACATCAGTTTTACCGCCTGATCCAGCGTAGCGACGTCACCACGATGAAAATAAGGCGCGGTCTGAGCGACATTGCGCAAGCCTGGCACCTTCTGACGTAACCGGTCACGCACAGCACTGGTGACGTTCATACGCCCAATATCTGCCGTGGTGATCTCGCCAAAATTAAAATCACGCTTCAGCCCCAAAGGCTCAAAAGAGCGGCCGCCTAATATGATCCCTGCATGGCAGGTGGCGCATTTGTTGTCTTTAAATAATTGATAGCCGCGTTTTTGCTGCATCGTCATGGCGTTCTCATCACCGCGCAGCCAGTTATCGAAGGGGGCATTCGGGGTGATTAAGGTTTTTTCAAATTCGGCGATGGCATCGGTAATATTTTCGCCGCTGAGCCCTTGTGGATAGACCGCAGCAAAATCGCGAGTCAGCAGCGGATCCTTATCGAGCTTATTGATAATTTCATCCCCAGGATTTAGAGGCCATTTCTATCGGGTTTAATGGTGGCCCACCGGCCTGTGCCTGTAGCGACGGCGCACGGCCATCCCAGAATTGTTCGCTATTGAACACCGAGTTAAACACCGTTGGCGCGTTAATCGGCCCCACCGCGCCACCTACCCCGACTGAGGTTTTTCTTCCGTCGACCCCGCCGGTATTCCAACGAGTGACAGTGAGCACAGGAAAGAGTGTTATCTCCAGACAGGCGGGGATCGTGAAAAAGCCGAAATCCCAATGCCACCTTCTGCCCATCAACCGGCAATGTTTTTGGGGATCGGTTGAACCGCTCATTACGATGGGGCTGTGCAGTATCTGCACTGGCGTAATAGCGCGCGCGTTGCTGCGCTATCCAGGCGAGAATAATTTCCCGTTCATCGGGATTGATCTGCCCAGCCCAGTGCAAAGCCACATAGCGGGCGGGTGGCATGGTTTTGTGCTGCATTACCCACTCAATTTTATTCAGGTCGCTTTGTGCCTGCGGCCTATCTTTAATCAGGGCGCTGCGCACAGGCTCCAGGTTGAAGGAGGAGTAACCCAGGCGAATATCGTATTCCATCAACTGTTTGGCGATGGGGAAAGAGGCATAGAACGGAAGCGAAGCGGACGGGGTATGGCAGTAGTCGCAGCCCTTTTCCCTCAGCAACCCCAGCACCTGGTTATTCTGTTGCACTGCGGAACGCAGTACCGAGCTATTCTCCATTCGCTGGGTATCGAGATGCCAGACATAGCCGGCCAAACCGAAATAAACCAACGCAACAGCTGCAATGGAAATCGCCGCAATACGGGTGACTTTTTTCATTTCACTTTCCTTATGAAACATTGCCGACCAAATAATCGTCGTCAAACAAGACTAAACAGAGGGTAAATAATAATCTTGACGATAATCAATAATTCCCACAGCCATTACCTATAGCTGTAATAGCATTGACCTATCAATTAGGCGTCGCAAACTTTCAGGTAAATCACCGATTAGATTAAATCAGCAAGAATTAACCCTTCAGACATTCACTGAATTAATGAGTATTTAAATTATTATTAAAAATTAAAACGAGCAGCAGAAGATAAAAATGCTATTTGAATGGCAAGATTACTGCAGGCAGCGCTCGCGCGCAATGACGAACGCTGCCGGGGTTTAACGCACGCGTTGCACTTCAAACCAAACGTTGCACACCGACAGGATCAGCGTGTTGGCGTCTTTTTGCAGCACATTATCTCCAGGTACGCCGTCGGTGCCCTGATCGGTAATGCCTTTGATCTGCGTATCGGCATGCTGGATCATCACGCGTTCTACCGCCGGCGTGCTGATGCCCAGCATCGGGAAGTCGATATAAGAGCTGCTGCCGGAATTGTCTTCGACAAACTCCTGCGCCTCTACCGTGCTGAGGGTGGCGCCTTCATTTTTCAACTCAGTGCCATTCCAACTGAAACCGTCGGCCTTGTAACTGATTTTTCCGCCGATCAGGCTTTTGGCCTGTTGCTCGTCCCAGCAACCGACGGTTTGCGTCGGCAAGATCTTGCTGACATGCCAGTTGCCCAGCAGCGTTTTAGGGATAGGTTCCACCACCGCATCCGCCGCCTGCACCTGAGTTGCAGATACACAAGTCAAAACCACCAATGGCAGCAGCGCCTTGCGCCAGATGTTAAAATGCATTTTATTTCCTTTGACTATTCGCGCCCCTGTCGGGCTTGCCGTCATCATAATAAGCGGGTGGAACCTGCGTCAAAACAAAGTGAGTATCAGGGCACATATCGCCTGAGCGACCACCCTTCTTTAACCCACTTCCGGCACCGTCGCCCAGTCTGATTCTGCTCATAGCAAATCGCTATTAATCATAGTGAATCAGTATTTTATTTTAGTCAGACGATTATCTACAGTCACTGCCACTCTTCAGCCTGTAATAACCAGCAGGCTATTTTGACAAGGACTCTGGGAAAATGACATTTACACTAAAAAAACTTGCCGCCACGCTGGCAGTAACCGGCACCCTGCTGCTGACCGCCTGCGGGCCGACCGCGCAAGACGCTCACCACATCAAGGTCGGCATCAGTGCCGGTATCGATCAGTCGCTGTGGGCGGTGGTGCAAAAGGTTGCCAAACAGAAGTACGATCTGGATGTGGAAGTGGTGACATTCACGGATTACGTGTTGCCCAATGAGGCGCTGAATAACGGCGATCTGGATATCAATGCCTTCCAGCACAAACCTTATCTGGAAAAACAGATCCAGGAACGCGGTTACAAGTTGGTGGCGGTGGGCAACACCTTTGTTTACCCGATTGCCGGTTACTCGAAAAAGATCTCTTCCCTCAGTCAACTGCCCGATGGCGCACAGGTCGCGGTGCCGAATGACCCAACCAACCTGGGTCGTTCACTGCTGCTGTTGCAAAAACAGGGGCTGATCGGGCTGAAGGATGGGGTCGGGCTGCTGCCTACTTCACTGGATATCGTCAGCAACCCAAAGAAATTGAAAATCGTTGAGATCGAAGCGCCACAGTTGCCGCGCGCGCTGGATGACAAACAAATCGCACTGGCGATTATCAACACCAACTACTCCAGCCAAATTGGGCTGACACCGGGCAAAGACGGGCTGTTTGTCGAGGACAAAAACTCGCCGTACGTCAATATCTTCGCCAGTCGGGTAGATAACCAGAACAATGAAAACGTGAAAAATCTGGTCAAGGCCTACCAGACCGATGAGGTCGCCGCCAGCGCCGCCGAAATCTACAAGGGCGACGCGGTTAAAGGCTGGTAATTTGCACTTCCCCCCGTGGCGAACGTCGCGGGGCTGGAGTGAAATGGCGCTGCACGCAGCGCCAGATGGTTTAGATACCGTTATTGCAACGCGTAGTCAATACCAGGCCCGGTAGGGTTAGCGCAGCGGTCGTCGGATTGGTCAACGTAAACGTCACCGTACCTGCTTCGCTGACGCACACCGTACTTTTCACCCGCTTTGGATTCTGGTTGAACTTCACCCCGTTAGCGACATAAGTCGGCAGCACCGTCGCCAATTGCGCATCAATATCCAGACTTGCCCCCGGCGCCAGCGTTATATCCTGGGACGTTGACTTAACGATTAAATCAACAAAGTCTCCGCTTACCCACTCGGGGTTAACCCCCCCTATTACGCAGCTATATTTACGCGCCTCCCCCGGCACAGCCCTAAAGTTATATACCTCGTCCCCTGCCCGAGCATCGATGTCCGTCGGGATTTGGCTGTCATAACGGAATTCCCGGCGACCATAGGCGCAAGCATCCATCTGGATCCGACGAATACTGGTGGCACCAATTTCAAACCTGGTTACCGGTACAAAGGCAGTATCAAACACGTTTTTACCGATAACTGTGTTTGGTCCATAATCAGTGCCGATAAAATACAATCCGGCAAAAGAAGACTTAAGTTGCACAATGTTATCGGCAAACACAAAGCTGCCGGGGTTCGACAGGCGAATATGGCCCTGATTGGTGTCCGTTACTCGGTTACCGACAAAACTGCCGCCGGTGCCTAATTTGATGTAATTACTACCGGAACCAGCGCTAGTGAACGTAGAACCCTCGAAAAAGTTACCACTGGTCACGCAATCACTCGCGGAGAGCCCGATCTTGCAGTTCAACACCCGGTTGCCGGTAATGGTCGCACGGGTGGCGGAAATGCCAGGATACTCGGCCGTTGGGCTGGTACCACAGGTGTCCACCTGGTTATTGGCTATCAGCGCAGACTCAACATTAATCTCTCCCAACGTAGTGAAACTGATACCGTTTTGGACTGTGTTGCGCACCGTATTGCCTACACATTTACTTCGCCGGATCGGGTTCTTTTGCGGGTTATTACTCAGTTCACTGTCGACAATAATGCCAAAACGATCGATGCCATCGACAAAGTTATCCGCCACCTCCCAGTCGTCAATATTGGTGAATGCAATACCGTAAGAGAGGTTGGTGAGAGAGTTGCCCTGAACCAGTAAATTCTGGAAAAAAGTCGTTGAACCGCCATTTTCATCGTTGAGGGTAATCCCTCCACCACGGTGGCCCTGAGCGGTATTGGGCGAGCCAATAGCGTCGTACAACCGATTATTGAGGATCTTGCCGTCAAAACTGGGGGTTGAAGAGGTTTTCAACAAAATCCCATCGCCGTTATGGTGATAGATTTCATTGTCCCGTAGCAGCCAGCGGCGACTGCCACGCACCGCAATTCCTTCTTCACCCAGTTCATGGCACTTGTTGCGGTAAATCTCGAAACTTTCCGATTGCCTGATACTGATAGCATCGGTATGCATAAACAAATCGAGATCGTGAAGGCGAAAACGCTGACCACCATCAATAAATAACGCAGTTGCCTGCTTGGACCACAGACGCGTCGGGTCACTGCCTTTGCGACTCAGCGTCAGGCCGCTGAAGGAAAAATCCGTTTTATTAACAAACTGCACCATCGTCAGCGTCGTCTTATCACTGTCAAGATAGAGTTGTCCGCCGCCACTAATAGTACTAAAGCCAGGCGCATCAAGCGTCATAAAGGGGGTTTTGGCATCGACATCAGCCAGGCGGTAATGGCCCTCAAGAACCATTTTTTGCGGCGTTTGCGCGCTAGCGATGCTACCGGCGTAACTGAACATGCGTTTAACCGCCGGGTAATCATTGATAACCCCATCTCCCACCGCGCCAAACATCTCTGGATTTAACACTGAATCTGCGTCGAGCACTCGCATCCAACAATAGGGTGAGCTGGCAGGCTGGGTCACGTAGAGGCATCCATCAGGGATAACCCCGCCGGCAGGGATTGAGACAAAGGTGCCTCCCCCCAACGTACTGCGGATTTGTTTATTTAATCGCGCGGCATCGAAGGCGGTAACCTCTATCAAGGTGCCGGTTGGTGCCGTTTGTTGAGCCAGAGCAACGATATCTATGCAGGTGTCGGTCATGGTACATCTCCTCATGACGGCATGATTGCCGCCGAGAGACTGTATATAAACCCAGTTCATTGCAAAAT is part of the Serratia quinivorans genome and encodes:
- the purR_1 gene encoding Purine nucleotide synthesis repressor, coding for MATLKEIAEAANVSVATVSRVLNDDPTLSVKAQTRQKILEAAERLEYKVQPSKRHSGHRLTFAALFTYKQGIEINDPYYLAMRYGIETQCEKLGISLVACYDFNGDKALPAADGLLVIGRPQPVLHEQLGQQKVPVVFLDGVVEDPQFDCVNVDLYKISQKVIDYFIGRGYSRIGFIGGRDDPAFADQREQAFVEYGRLKNVVQSQDIYIGDFSSQAGYQCAKRMLEDTSDYPPALLVATDSIAIGVLRALHEKGIQVPGQIALISVNDIPTARFIFPALSTVRIPSETLGAQAVNLLMERIRDERTIPLSIFVPSSLQLRDTTLA
- the ygjK_1 gene encoding alpha-glucosidase, with protein sequence MNMINKLPPLAIAITLAISGCSSHPANENALRAAAYKNVINRSGAPHYMLDYDFDEHQRFNPFFDLGAWHGHLLPDGPEGIGGFPGPALLTEEYINFMADNFDRLSLYKNGEKVNFSMTAYSIPGALVQQLSAPGIQVNLTLRFATARTSLLETQIITDTPLELVWDGALLEKYYAKQQKPLSPETIEQAFPGYTRHILPTADGLRVTFGKVRASSQLMTSGQSEYQIHKSLPQQTTVNGHQFIAKANIKGSTTLYTTYSHLLTAAEVQQEQGKIAAILANPQQYMNASAQRWENYLGKGLTNPHATQAQERVAVKAIETLNGNWRGAAGAMKFDSVTPSVTGRWFSGNQTWPWDTWKQAYAMAHFNPDVAKDNIRAVFAFQIQPDDPLRPWDAGFIPDLIAYNPSPERGGDGSNWNERNTKPSLAAWAVMEVYNTTGDKQWLAEMYPKLVAYHNWWLHNRDHNGNGVPEYGATRDKAHNTPDGRMLFTVKRGQQEKTLAGLNNYDRVVRSGHYDNIEIPAQVAASWESGRDDAAAFGFIDPDQLARYLAQGGKRQDWQVKFAENRAADGTLLGYSLLQESVDQASYMYSDNKYLAKMADILGHSADAAAFRSKADKLADYINSCMFDSSSGFFYDIRIEDKPLPNGCAGKPIVERGKGPEGWSPLI
- the ygjK_2 gene encoding alpha-glucosidase, producing the protein MKDSREFNTYVPLGTAALTNPAFGADIYWRGRVWVDQLYFGLKGMESYGYRADAVAMAQAFFNHADGLITDGPIRENYNPLTGMQQGAPNFSWSAAHLYMLYNDFFTR
- the uspA_1 gene encoding Universal stress protein A, producing the protein MCYQHIVIATDLSDDGKRLVEKGARLAAALQAKLSLIYVDIYYDTYHAAIGFSEKSYDGGSFEDKIKKELEPLTQNVNYPIYEVIIGRGDFTEQLQNAVVDKSIDLVIFGHHHDLWNKLFSSTQHAINQLNVDVLVVPIKS
- the ccpA_1 gene encoding Cytochrome c551 peroxidase precursor, with amino-acid sequence MTMQQKRGYQLFKDNKCATCHAGIILGGRSFEPLGLKRDFNFGEITTADIGRMNVTSAVRDRLRQKVPGLRNVAQTAPYFHRGDVATLDQAVKLMLRYQVGSELPQQDVDDIVAFLESLSGVYTPLSARIRNNVFTQYLLIRPRQRGYFSLISPPERRISELKLIIML
- a CDS encoding di-heme enzyme, MXAN_0977 family, producing MKKVTRIAAISIAAVALVYFGLAGYVWHLDTQRMENSSVLRSAVQQNNQVLGLLREKGCDYCHTPSASLPFYASFPIAKQLMEYDIRLGYSSFNLEPVRSALIKDRPQAQSDLNKIEWVMQHKTMPPARYVALHWAGQINPDEREIILAWIAQQRARYYASADTAQPHRNERFNRSPKTLPVDGQKVALGFRLFHDPRLSGDNTLSCAHCHSLEYRRGRRKKNLSRGRWRGGAD
- the metQ_1 gene encoding D-methionine-binding lipoprotein metQ precursor; this translates as MTFTLKKLAATLAVTGTLLLTACGPTAQDAHHIKVGISAGIDQSLWAVVQKVAKQKYDLDVEVVTFTDYVLPNEALNNGDLDINAFQHKPYLEKQIQERGYKLVAVGNTFVYPIAGYSKKISSLSQLPDGAQVAVPNDPTNLGRSLLLLQKQGLIGLKDGVGLLPTSLDIVSNPKKLKIVEIEAPQLPRALDDKQIALAIINTNYSSQIGLTPGKDGLFVEDKNSPYVNIFASRVDNQNNENVKNLVKAYQTDEVAASAAEIYKGDAVKGW
- a CDS encoding nitrous oxide reductase family maturation protein NosD, whose product is MTDTCIDIVALAQQTAPTGTLIEVTAFDAARLNKQIRSTLGGGTFVSIPAGGVIPDGCLYVTQPASSPYCWMRVLDADSVLNPEMFGAVGDGVINDYPAVKRMFSYAGSIASAQTPQKMVLEGHYRLADVDAKTPFMTLDAPGFSTISGGGQLYLDSDKTTLTMVQFVNKTDFSFSGLTLSRKGSDPTRLWSKQATALFIDGGQRFRLHDLDLFMHTDAISIRQSESFEIYRNKCHELGEEGIAVRGSRRWLLRDNEIYHHNGDGILLKTSSTPSFDGKILNNRLYDAIGSPNTAQGHRGGGITLNDENGGSTTFFQNLLVQGNSLTNLSYGIAFTNIDDWEVADNFVDGIDRFGIIVDSELSNNPQKNPIRRSKCVGNTVRNTVQNGISFTTLGEINVESALIANNQVDTCGTSPTAEYPGISATRATITGNRVLNCKIGLSASDCVTSGNFFEGSTFTSAGSGSNYIKLGTGGSFVGNRVTDTNQGHIRLSNPGSFVFADNIVQLKSSFAGLYFIGTDYGPNTVIGKNVFDTAFVPVTRFEIGATSIRRIQMDACAYGRREFRYDSQIPTDIDARAGDEVYNFRAVPGEARKYSCVIGGVNPEWVSGDFVDLIVKSTSQDITLAPGASLDIDAQLATVLPTYVANGVKFNQNPKRVKSTVCVSEAGTVTFTLTNPTTAALTLPGLVLTTRCNNGI